The sequence below is a genomic window from Myxococcus xanthus.
CGGTCCGGGCACGGTCCAGGGCCGCCTCGAGAGGCATGACCCCGAGCTGGCTACCGTCAGACCCGACGACGCGGACCTCACGGGCACGGATGCGACGGTTGGTTCTCTGGTCGCGGCTCCCGCCGCGGCTGCTTCTCTGTTCGCGAATGATGGTGACTCTCCTCCGAATTGGGTTTCAGGCCTGCCCCCCCAAAGGTGTGGCAGGCAGGTCCGCGACAACAAGGGACCGTACACATATGTGAAGCGCCCCGCCCTGCTTGGGACCCACGCCTGGCAGTGTAACCCGCGGGCGCAGGAGTACATCCCAGTGCCCGCTCGCCCGGCAGGAAGGGGAGCCCTGGGTGAACTTTCCTCTTTGGGAGACGGTAACGCCAGAGATAACGCCCGACCTGTCCACCTGCCGTGGAACCATGCCCCCAATGTACCCCCCAGAGGCCACCTGAGGGTGACACCCCTGCTTGGCCCGGGGGGGCTGGGAATTGCCGGGTGGGAAACAAACGGGCGTGGACGGAACGTTTCTTCCAGCCCGGACCGGGAGTCACGGCAAGGGGCCCACGCCCCGCTCCGCCCACTCGCTTCCCGGGGCAGTGCGCAGGTCGTCCACTGGCGGGGGGTGGCGCTCGCCCGGAGCGCGGCGGATGTGCGAAACCCGGGGGATGAAGCGTCACGCCCCGGCCACGGAACGCAATCGCGAGCCCCTGCTCGCTGTCCTCCGCGAAGTCCTTCCCGCCTCCGGCAGGGTGCTTGAGGTGGCCAGCGGCACCGGCCAACACGCGGCCTGGTTCGCCCGAGCCCTCCCCCACCTCGTCTGGCAGCCCACCGACGTGGACGCGGAGTCGCTGGAGAGCATCGAGGCGTGGCGCACCGCGGAAGGCCCGCCCAACCTGCTGCCGCCGCGCCAGCTCGACGCGAGCGCGGCGTCCTGGCCGGAGACGGCCGCGGACGTCATCCTCAACGTGAACATGATTCACATCGCCCCCTGGACGGCCTGCCAGGGCTTGATGCGGGGCGCGGGCCGGGTGCTGCCTCCCGGCGGGCTGCTCGTCCTGTATGGCCCCTACTTCGTCGAGGGCCGCGAGACGGCCCCCAGCAACCTGGAGTTCGACGCCTCCCTCCGCGCCAGAAACCCGGCGTGGGGCGTGAGGTCGCTGGAGGCCGTCACCGCCGAGGCCGCCCTGCATGGCCTGGAGCGCGAGCGCGTGGTGGACATGCCCAGCAACAACCTCACCGTGGTCTTCCGCAAACCCCGTCCTCAGGTGTCCCCGCACTGAAGGCCGCCCGACACCGCGCCGGCTGAGTGCGGACCGCCGCACACGCCCGCGGCCCTGGAACCCTTCACGCCCGACACGCACGCCACTACCCCCATCCCGTGGCGAGACGCGGGCGGGGAGGGGGCACACCATGCCGGACGCAGCAGCGAAGGCCCGCATGCCAGAGGATGTTCTGTTCGCCTCGGCCTTCCGTGGCCACGAGACAGAGGCCTGGAGCCGCCAACGCACGCTGATGCTGGTCCTGGCCGTCATCGGTCTGCACGCCGCGGCGCTCACCGGCGCGGCCTCGTTCTGGCACGGCACACCGCGACGGCTCGAAGGCGAAACCACCCGGGGAGAAGTCCTCGTGCTCCGCCTGACCGCCATGTCACCTTCGGCCCCGGTGGGGGACGTCACCGGGCCAGCTCCCGCGCCCCTTCGGCCCCGGACCGCGCGCAGGCCTCGCCCCTCGCGCGCCCCCTCACCGCCGCGCACCGCCGCGGCGCCGCGCGCCTCCGAACTCGCGGAGCCGCTGTCCGTCGGGCGCCCCGCCAGCATCCCAGCCCATGACCGTGACAGCCTGGCGGGCCGCGCCGTGGCAGGCATCACCCAGCGCGCCCTGGGGCCCGGCTTCCCGGGGTTGCTCGTGGAGCCGCCGCCCGCCACGGCCCCCGACAACCGCGAGGACATGGCCCGGCGCTACTTCGAACAGATGTT
It includes:
- a CDS encoding DUF938 domain-containing protein, which codes for MKRHAPATERNREPLLAVLREVLPASGRVLEVASGTGQHAAWFARALPHLVWQPTDVDAESLESIEAWRTAEGPPNLLPPRQLDASAASWPETAADVILNVNMIHIAPWTACQGLMRGAGRVLPPGGLLVLYGPYFVEGRETAPSNLEFDASLRARNPAWGVRSLEAVTAEAALHGLERERVVDMPSNNLTVVFRKPRPQVSPH
- a CDS encoding TonB family protein; the encoded protein is MPDAAAKARMPEDVLFASAFRGHETEAWSRQRTLMLVLAVIGLHAAALTGAASFWHGTPRRLEGETTRGEVLVLRLTAMSPSAPVGDVTGPAPAPLRPRTARRPRPSRAPSPPRTAAAPRASELAEPLSVGRPASIPAHDRDSLAGRAVAGITQRALGPGFPGLLVEPPPATAPDNREDMARRYFEQMFRDRFEDVPYPHEARMAGIEGSLVLRISVGVQGQLVALGVLGPCPHPLLCEAAQEAVRHAAPFPPPPPALGDRVTVELPFNYHLE